The region TACTTAACGAAGTTTCTATCGATGAAGATCTCAGATTGAGGATTTCAGCAGTTTGTGGTGAGCTTGATGTTGATGGACTTAGAGGCGATATTGTAACAAATAGAGCAGCTAGAGCCCTTGCAGCCTTTGAAGGAAGAAAAGAGGTTACTGAAGAAGATATTGCACGTGTCGTTTCGACCGCTTTAAGGCACAGACTGAGAAAAGATCCTCTTGAACAAGTTGATTCTGGAGATAGAGTAATAAAAGCTTTTTGCAAAGTTTTTGAAAGGAATGAAAGTAATGATGTATCTGAATTTGAACTAGCCACAACAAACTAAGTGAGAATAATAGGAATAGATCCAGGCTTGGCCAGAGTGGGGTACGGAATTATTGATGAAATAGAGGGAAAGAAAATAATGCTGGATTGCGGAATCATAGAAACTAAATCAACACAAAAAGAGGAAAAAAGACTTGTAGAAATTTCAAGTGATTTAAGTTCAATATTAAATAAATGGAATCCAAATTTTGCAGCGGTAGAAAAGTTCTTTTTCTACCGCTCTAGTACGACAATTAGTGTTGTTCAAGCTCGGGGAGTGATAATGATGACTTTAGGGAAACACAATCTTCCGATTCAAGAATTTCCACCAATGCAAATCAAACTTACTGTGACTGGTTATGGCCATTCAGATAAAAATGAAGTTTTAAAATCTGTCATGAATGAACTCGGTATCACTTCACCACCAAAGCCTGACGATGCTGCAGATGCATTAGCAATCGCACTTACTGGTATCTATCTTAAATAACCAAATCTATAATAAAAATATGTTATTTCATGGCAAGTATGTATGGCGATATTAAATCAAAAAAAGAAATCAAAAGAAAGGAATATAATTTAATCCGTAATTCAAACTCATCATTAATACATGAGAAAATAAAATTCAACGTCAAATCAAAACTAAATATACTTTTAAATAAATATCATGTGGAGGGACAATTTATAGGTATTTATTGGCCATTAAAAGGGGAGATAGATATAAGGTTTATTAAAGAAATTAATAATCAAAAAGTTGTTCTGCCTTCAAGTTCTAAAACCAAAGGTATAAGCTATCATCATTGGTCAAACAATCAATTAGAAATAGACGCAAATAGTATCCCTGCACCATCAAGAGAAAACCCTATTAACCCTAATGATATTTCTATTCTATTTGTCCCCGCACTAGCTATCGATCAAGAAGGATACAGATTAGGCTACGGGGGAGGATATTTTGATCGACTTCGACAAAGAGATTTATGGTTTTCAATACCATCATTTGTAGTTATCAGTAATAATTGCATTTCTAGAGAACCATTACCTAGAGACAAATGGGACGTTCCTTTTAATGGCTGGATTAGCGAAAAAGGTCTACATGAAATTGAAGCAGCTAAATAATTAGTTAGGCTTTAATATATACAAAATGCTTAAAGTCAAGGGGTGAGTGAAATCAAAGAAAAATCTTCCATCAATACTTATGGGAGTGATTCATTAGATAATCTTATAAAGCGTCTACAATCAACTTCAGATCCCAAAAGGCGCTATGAATATATTTTATGGCTAGCTAAAAGTTTGCCATTGCTGACTGAAGATCTTCACTTGGAAACCACAAAAGTAAAAGGATGCATTTCAGAAGTATATGTTCTTGGAATTCTTTATAATGGAAAAATTCAATGGAAAGGATATTCAGATGCACTCATAACAAAAGGATTACTAGCTTTTCTAATAAAAGGTTTGAATGATCTAACACCTTTTGAAGTACTCTCTATAAATGAAAATTTTATAGAGATGACAGGACTAAACAAAAGCTTGACTCCATCGAGAGCAAATGGTTTTCTCAACATATTCCTAAAAATGAAAGCTCAAGCCAAAAATCTCTCACTACCTATTTCTGATAATGAATAAAAAAAAATTCAAAAAAAAATTATCTCCTTATAAAAAATGAAAAAAGTTGGTATTGGTTTACTTGGCCTAGGCACTGTTGGGCAGGGTGTTGCAAATATAATTAACAACCCAAATGATAGACATCCATTGGTTGGAGAACTTGAAATCATGGGTATTGCAGTAAGGAATCTCCAAAAGAAAAGAGATGTATCTTTTCCCGATTCAATACTTACAACAAACCCAATTGAAATAGTAAATAATTCTAATATTCAAATAGTTGTTGAAGTAATGGGGGGAATAGAGCCCGCAAAATCATTAATTATCCAAGCGATAAGAGCAGGTAAATCTGTTGTAACTGCCAACAAAGCCGTAATTGCAAGACATGGTGAAGAGATTTCAAATGAAGCGAAAGCCGCTGGGGTTTATGTCCTTATAGAAGCGGCAGTAGGAGGCGGGATACCAATAATTGAGCCTCTAAAGCAATCTTTAGGTGGAAATCAGATAACTAAAGTAAGCGGAATAATAAATGGAACAACTAATTACATACTCTCCAGAATGGATAAAGAAGGAGTTAATTATGCTGATGTTTTAAAAGATGCACAAGCACTGGGATATGCAGAAAGTGACCCAGCAGCTGATGTCGAAGGATCTGACGCCGCTGACAAAATTGCAATTCTAAGTGGCCTTGCTTTTGGTGGAGCAATTAATCGAGCTGACATCCCAACGACTGGGATAAATCTTCTAGAGGGTATCGATGTCAATTATGCAAGAAAGTTGGGTTATGGAATTAAACTTTTAGCTATATCTGAGAAAGGAGAAACTCAATCAAAAAGCGAAAACAGTCAACCACTATCTGTCTGGGTTGAGCCAACATTGGTACCTGAAGATAATCCATTAGAAGGGGTAAATGGAGTGAACAATGCAATCCTTGTGGAAGGTAATCCCATTGGAGAAGTAATGTTTTTCGGACCAGGTGCAGGATCAGGTCCAACTGCATCAGCTGTTGTTGCAGACATACTTAATATTGCAGGTATTCAGTCTATGAGTGGAGACAAAATCTTTAACTTAGATCCGCTTCTATCAGCAAAAGGTTGGAGAAGTTGTCATGTAGCAGAAAAGAAAAAAATAACTAAAAAGAATTACATACGGCTTATCGCAGAAGATAGTCCAGGAGTAATTGGAGAAATCGGAACTATCTTTGGAAAGAAAAAAATATCTATTGAATCAATTGTGCAATTCGATGCAACGGATAAAGAAGCAGAAATAGTAGTTATTACTCATAAGATTAATCAAGGTCAGCTTGAAGAGGCTCTTTTAGATATAGAACACTTGTCACAAGTTAAGAGAATTGCAACAACGATGGGTTGCCTTTAGCTAACGAAAACTAGTCAAATCGGAATTAAGTTGCTACTTATATAAATAGAACAAAGGAAATTATATCTTAAATTTCTTTTCGTAACTAAACCATGAAAACATCCAAAAGCGTAGTTGAGGAAGCCAGACAAGAAACAGAAAAAAATATTAATCAAGGAGATTGTGTTTATCTAAAGAATCAAGAAGAACTTTTTCAAGTATTAGGTATAGATAATGCTTATGAAAAATGTTGGGTTAGACAATGGCCACTTAATCCTAACGGATCTCCTGTTTTTGAGATCTCAATTAAACAAGTATCACCTAATCAATAAATAGTTTTAGGCAGAAATTTTTATAGAATAATAATAAATGTTAAAACTGAATTATATAAAAAATATTTTAAAATTCTCAAGTATTTTACTAATACTCTTCCAATTATCTTGTGTACAAAATAAGAAAAGAGAAAATATTATTGTTGCAAGTGCAGGTAAAATTGAATCCCTTGATCCTGCTCAAGCAAATACTCTTAGGACACTACAAATATTAAGCGCTCTTGGAGATACTTTATATAAAATAAATAAGGAAGGAAATCTTTCCCCAATCTTAGCTAAAGAGTTACCAAGAGTTAGTAAGAATGGTTTGCTAATAGATATTATATTAAAAGAGAATATTTCTTTTCATGACGGAAGTATTTTCAATGCAGAAGCGATGGCATTTAGTCTTAATCGCTTTATGAAGATAGGAACTTTAAATTACCTGTTAAATGACAAAATAGAAAATATTGAAGTCAAAGATGAATTCGTTATAAGAATCAAATTAAAAAAGCCATCCAGTTCTTTAAAAAGTCTTTTAACTTCAGTAAATTTAACTCCAGTATCACCTAATTCATATTCAAATCATATAGATAGTTTCAAAAATAAAAGTTTCATAGGAACTGGGCCTTACCTCTTAGAAAGCTTCAACTCAAGTCAACAAATAATCAAGCCATTTAACAACTATTGGGGAGTCAAACCTCAAAATAAAGGAATTGACTTTATAAATTATAGTAATTCTAGTACTCTTTTCGGGGCTATAAAAACGAAAGAAGTTGACGTCCTGATTTCAAATTCGATCGATGATATGCAGCGATTAACATTAAATAACATGGTTAATAAAGATTTGCTTAAATCAGGAGAAGGTAATCCAATAGAGATAGGGTACATTACATTTAGAAGTAACAAATTACCTTTAAAAAATAAAACAATTAGAGAAGCTCTTACTTACACAATTGATAGAGAACTAATTAGTAAGCAAGTAAGTTTTGGGACTAGAGAACCATTAAGATCAATAGTTCCTCCTCAATTACACAAAAACAAACTTACGCCATGGCCTAAATACAATCCCCATATTGCAAGATCTTTATTAAAAAAAGAAGGCTATTGTGGAACAAATGTTCTTTCTATTCCATTAACATTTAGATCTAATGTACCTGCTGATAAACTACTTGCCCTTACATGGAAAGATCAAATCAAAAGAGATTTATCTGATTGTATAGAAATAACTTTAAATGGAATTGAATCAACCACAGTTTACAAACAACTTTCCGAAGGAGCTTTTGATGCAGTTATATTAGATTGGACTGGAGCATATCCTGACCCAGAAGCATACTTAACTCCCTTATTAAGTTGTAATGAAATAAATAATAATACTTGTATTAAAGGGGAAGCTGTGTTTAGTGGGAGTTTTTGGGGTGATAATAAATTACAAGAATTATTGGAGAAAAGTGAAGAATCAGAAGGAGAAAGTAGATTAAAAAATTTAATAAAAGTTGAACAACTTGCAGCACAAGGAAGTGCTTATTTACCAATTTGGCTAGTTAATCCTAAAGCTTGGTCTTTAAAAGATATAAGTCAACCAGAATTCTCAAGCGATGGATTAATTATTCTAAAGAACTTAAAAAGAGAATAGTTTTGTCATCTAAAAAGGAACTTTTCAAATATACACTCTCGAGATTAGCTCTATTGCCAATTATGCTTTGGATCATTTCGAGTTTAGTTTTTATATTATTGAGAATCGCACCTGGCGACCCTGTAGATGCAATTCTAGGCACTCGAGCCAATGAATTTGCAAGGGAAAGTCTAAGAATTAAACTTGGCTTAGATAAACCTTTAATTAATCAATACATTGAATATTTAAATCAGTTAATGCATGGAAATTTAGGAATCTCATTAAACACACAAGAACCTGTTAAAATAATTATTTCAAAAGCTCTTCCAGCAAGTTTGGAATTAGCAATATTTTCAGTATTAATAGCATCAATAGTTGGTTATTTAATTGGTTTTTTAGGAGCAGTAAAACCAGAAGGCAGATTAGATTTTTGGGGAAGGATTTTCGGCATTGGGACCTATGCTTTGCCTCCTTTTTGGGCCGCTATGTTAATTCAAATTATTTTTGCTGTATTGCTTGGTTGGCTACCAATTGGTGGCAGATTACCTCCCGGGGCTATTCCTCCACCCCAAATTACTGGCTTCTTACTTTTAGATGGAATTTTAAACAAAAATATGGAAATAATTTTTAGCTCTTTTAAACATTTAATATTGCCTTCATTCACTCTAGGAATATTATTAAGCGGAATATTCAGTAGGGCATTAAGATTAAATCTAGAGGAAGTTTTAAAAAAAGATTATATTGAGGCCGCCAAAAGTAGAGGTATAAATGATTCTAGAATATTAATTAAGCATGCTTTACCAAATACACTTCTCCCAATATTGACAATTACTGGTTTAACAGTTTCTTCTTTAATTGGTGGAGCACTTTTAATTGAAATAACATTCTCATGGCCAGGTATTGCTCTTGGACTTCAAGAGGCTATTAACCAAAGAGATTATCCTGTTGTGCAAGGAATAGTTGTTATAATATCAAGCCTTGTTGTCATGATTAGTGTTGGAATAGATATCGTTATTGCATATCTTGATCCAAGAGTTAGCTATTGAATCTTGATAAGTTTTTCAATTACATTCCTATCTAAAATATGAAACTTAAGCTCGCCTTTAGTTAAATTCGTATTCGAAGGAATTGATTTTTTCTCTTCTAATTTTTCTAAGAACCTTATTATCTCAAAAGATAATAAGCTCTGTACAGAAAGTGGGTGGTAGCCCACAATTGATTCTCCCAGATTAAACAAGTCCTTTCCTTCAGACTGCTTCATCTGCCCCTCTACTCTAATAGGTGAAAAATGACTTGCCCCCTCAATTAATAGTACTCTGCTCAATGGACTTGAACTCAAAGCAATCGATAATCCGAGTTGCTCACTAACAGATGGTGTAACCAAGTCAAAAGTTCCTCCAGTAAGAAAAAGAGGAATATTTATCTTATTTTCTAAATCCTTTTGCCACAAAAAACTCCCAAAACTATTCATACCAACGATCGCTGAAAGATTTTCCATATTTCCTCTG is a window of Prochlorococcus marinus str. MIT 0917 DNA encoding:
- a CDS encoding homoserine dehydrogenase, with the protein product MKKVGIGLLGLGTVGQGVANIINNPNDRHPLVGELEIMGIAVRNLQKKRDVSFPDSILTTNPIEIVNNSNIQIVVEVMGGIEPAKSLIIQAIRAGKSVVTANKAVIARHGEEISNEAKAAGVYVLIEAAVGGGIPIIEPLKQSLGGNQITKVSGIINGTTNYILSRMDKEGVNYADVLKDAQALGYAESDPAADVEGSDAADKIAILSGLAFGGAINRADIPTTGINLLEGIDVNYARKLGYGIKLLAISEKGETQSKSENSQPLSVWVEPTLVPEDNPLEGVNGVNNAILVEGNPIGEVMFFGPGAGSGPTASAVVADILNIAGIQSMSGDKIFNLDPLLSAKGWRSCHVAEKKKITKKNYIRLIAEDSPGVIGEIGTIFGKKKISIESIVQFDATDKEAEIVVITHKINQGQLEEALLDIEHLSQVKRIATTMGCL
- a CDS encoding ABC transporter substrate-binding protein, whose product is MLKLNYIKNILKFSSILLILFQLSCVQNKKRENIIVASAGKIESLDPAQANTLRTLQILSALGDTLYKINKEGNLSPILAKELPRVSKNGLLIDIILKENISFHDGSIFNAEAMAFSLNRFMKIGTLNYLLNDKIENIEVKDEFVIRIKLKKPSSSLKSLLTSVNLTPVSPNSYSNHIDSFKNKSFIGTGPYLLESFNSSQQIIKPFNNYWGVKPQNKGIDFINYSNSSTLFGAIKTKEVDVLISNSIDDMQRLTLNNMVNKDLLKSGEGNPIEIGYITFRSNKLPLKNKTIREALTYTIDRELISKQVSFGTREPLRSIVPPQLHKNKLTPWPKYNPHIARSLLKKEGYCGTNVLSIPLTFRSNVPADKLLALTWKDQIKRDLSDCIEITLNGIESTTVYKQLSEGAFDAVILDWTGAYPDPEAYLTPLLSCNEINNNTCIKGEAVFSGSFWGDNKLQELLEKSEESEGESRLKNLIKVEQLAAQGSAYLPIWLVNPKAWSLKDISQPEFSSDGLIILKNLKRE
- a CDS encoding ABC transporter permease encodes the protein MSSKKELFKYTLSRLALLPIMLWIISSLVFILLRIAPGDPVDAILGTRANEFARESLRIKLGLDKPLINQYIEYLNQLMHGNLGISLNTQEPVKIIISKALPASLELAIFSVLIASIVGYLIGFLGAVKPEGRLDFWGRIFGIGTYALPPFWAAMLIQIIFAVLLGWLPIGGRLPPGAIPPPQITGFLLLDGILNKNMEIIFSSFKHLILPSFTLGILLSGIFSRALRLNLEEVLKKDYIEAAKSRGINDSRILIKHALPNTLLPILTITGLTVSSLIGGALLIEITFSWPGIALGLQEAINQRDYPVVQGIVVIISSLVVMISVGIDIVIAYLDPRVSY
- a CDS encoding SufE family protein, with product MSEIKEKSSINTYGSDSLDNLIKRLQSTSDPKRRYEYILWLAKSLPLLTEDLHLETTKVKGCISEVYVLGILYNGKIQWKGYSDALITKGLLAFLIKGLNDLTPFEVLSINENFIEMTGLNKSLTPSRANGFLNIFLKMKAQAKNLSLPISDNE
- a CDS encoding 5-formyltetrahydrofolate cyclo-ligase, with protein sequence MASMYGDIKSKKEIKRKEYNLIRNSNSSLIHEKIKFNVKSKLNILLNKYHVEGQFIGIYWPLKGEIDIRFIKEINNQKVVLPSSSKTKGISYHHWSNNQLEIDANSIPAPSRENPINPNDISILFVPALAIDQEGYRLGYGGGYFDRLRQRDLWFSIPSFVVISNNCISREPLPRDKWDVPFNGWISEKGLHEIEAAK
- the ruvC gene encoding crossover junction endodeoxyribonuclease RuvC encodes the protein MRIIGIDPGLARVGYGIIDEIEGKKIMLDCGIIETKSTQKEEKRLVEISSDLSSILNKWNPNFAAVEKFFFYRSSTTISVVQARGVIMMTLGKHNLPIQEFPPMQIKLTVTGYGHSDKNEVLKSVMNELGITSPPKPDDAADALAIALTGIYLK